A genome region from Geobacter pickeringii includes the following:
- a CDS encoding TetR/AcrR family transcriptional regulator — protein MAKQDKRDEIVRAALELIAEHGFHGAPMALIAERAGVGAGTIYRYFENKDVLISELYRELEERIFPLLMVGYAPEKPIRERFLHLGTGLLRYFIENPLDFRYLEQFHNSPYGVAHRRDKLLGENGGRDVFRELFEEGVAQQVMKELPLVILFALAFGPLLSVARDHVLGFVVLDDPLLARTIEACWDGVRR, from the coding sequence ATGGCGAAGCAAGACAAGCGTGACGAGATCGTCCGCGCCGCCCTCGAGCTCATTGCCGAGCACGGCTTCCACGGGGCCCCCATGGCGTTGATCGCCGAGCGGGCCGGAGTGGGGGCCGGAACGATTTATCGCTACTTCGAGAACAAAGACGTCCTCATCAGCGAGCTCTACCGGGAGCTGGAAGAGCGGATCTTCCCCCTCCTCATGGTTGGCTACGCGCCGGAAAAGCCGATCCGGGAGCGGTTCCTTCATCTCGGGACCGGGCTGCTGCGCTACTTCATCGAGAATCCCCTCGATTTTCGCTATCTCGAACAGTTCCACAACTCCCCGTACGGCGTGGCGCACCGCCGGGACAAGCTCCTGGGGGAAAATGGGGGGCGTGACGTGTTCCGCGAGCTTTTCGAGGAGGGGGTCGCCCAGCAGGTGATGAAGGAGTTGCCCCTGGTCATCCTCTTCGCCCTTGCCTTCGGGCCGCTCCTCTCCGTGGCGCGGGACCATGTCCTCGGCTTCGTCGTGCTGGATGACCCCCTCCTTGCCCGGACCATCGAGGCGTGCTGGGACGGGGTCCGAAGGTAG